A DNA window from Ensifer sp. WSM1721 contains the following coding sequences:
- a CDS encoding LysR substrate-binding domain-containing protein: MSLFERTRSGVRLTKPVPQDMIAVPFGGPTKFVVVASQDYLASVRIPEAPQDLLHHRCIRHRLPTGKLYRWEFEKHGEQLIIDVPGPLTLDNIPMMIAAVGQWIGFAYVPLVSVADASALGSLRTVLDDWCPAD, from the coding sequence ATGTCGCTTTTCGAGCGGACGCGCAGCGGCGTGCGGCTGACCAAACCGGTTCCACAAGATATGATCGCGGTTCCGTTCGGCGGGCCGACAAAGTTCGTTGTGGTAGCCTCACAAGATTATCTTGCTTCGGTGAGAATACCGGAAGCACCACAAGATCTTCTCCATCATCGCTGTATCCGTCACAGGCTGCCCACCGGCAAGCTATATCGCTGGGAGTTTGAAAAGCATGGAGAACAGCTGATCATTGACGTCCCGGGTCCGCTCACGCTGGACAATATTCCAATGATGATAGCAGCGGTCGGACAATGGATAGGCTTCGCCTACGTGCCACTTGTGAGTGTCGCTGACGCCTCGGCTCTCGGCTCACTGCGGACTGTGCTTGACGATTGGTGCCCCGCAGATTGA
- a CDS encoding SH3 domain-containing protein, whose protein sequence is MKRTLLKIATTGMLLLAPAVAQAAAGFATANVNMRAGPSTAYPAITVIPAGESIEIYGCLADVPWCDVEFYDGRGWVHGRYIQALYQQRRVYVGPQYYRRLGIPVVVFSFGSYWDRHYRDRDFYRDRDRWRRGADFYRGPDRRAEPYRPPSRGPDFEPGPAPPPEFDGRLKRRPDFSRPPERRRDLDDRPERLPDFGRAPNRRPDVDRQPDFDRDLPRGDRSRRNVERGGDDGDRLIRRGDDNRDRRGGDSDRRRPQRRACEPGEPGCPD, encoded by the coding sequence GTGAAACGCACCCTTTTGAAAATTGCCACGACCGGTATGCTCTTGCTTGCCCCGGCGGTCGCTCAGGCGGCAGCAGGCTTCGCGACGGCAAACGTCAATATGCGCGCAGGCCCAAGCACCGCGTATCCGGCGATCACGGTGATTCCGGCCGGCGAATCCATCGAGATCTACGGTTGCCTTGCCGACGTGCCATGGTGCGACGTGGAGTTCTACGACGGCCGTGGCTGGGTGCACGGCCGATATATCCAGGCACTTTATCAACAGCGCCGCGTTTATGTCGGACCGCAATATTATCGCCGGCTCGGTATTCCCGTCGTTGTCTTCAGCTTCGGCAGCTATTGGGATCGTCACTACCGCGACCGTGACTTTTATCGCGACCGCGATCGCTGGCGCCGCGGAGCCGACTTCTATCGCGGCCCGGATCGCCGTGCGGAACCTTACCGGCCGCCCAGCCGCGGACCTGATTTCGAGCCGGGGCCAGCTCCGCCCCCGGAATTCGACGGGAGATTGAAGCGGAGGCCCGATTTTAGCCGTCCCCCTGAAAGACGCCGGGACCTTGACGATCGCCCGGAGCGCCTTCCGGATTTCGGTCGCGCGCCCAACCGCAGGCCTGATGTCGACAGGCAGCCGGACTTTGACCGTGATCTGCCCCGCGGCGATCGCAGCCGCCGGAACGTCGAACGTGGGGGCGATGATGGCGATCGCCTCATCCGCCGCGGCGACGACAATCGTGACCGTAGGGGTGGAGACAGTGACCGCCGCAGACCGCAGCGACGTGCCTGCGAACCCGGCGAGCCGGGGTGCCCGGACTAA